A single genomic interval of Bradyrhizobium sp. sBnM-33 harbors:
- a CDS encoding alpha-ketoglutarate-dependent dioxygenase AlkB: MTGQLALFPEDRPDGLQYAAEFVSPLLERELIGRISALPLQPFQFGVFEGKRRVASFGFRYDYTLQRLQPAEPIPDWLRPLIEKVEAYGGPPTQIAQVLCTEYEVGVGIGWHRDKRHFDRIFGLSMGSACKFRFRRAVGEKWQRYTLEAAPRSLYMMSGESREAWEHSIPPVEAKRYSITFRTMADRKS; encoded by the coding sequence TTGACTGGACAGCTCGCACTATTTCCCGAAGACCGACCCGATGGCCTGCAATACGCGGCCGAATTCGTTTCGCCCTTACTCGAGCGCGAGCTCATTGGGCGGATCTCGGCGCTACCGCTGCAGCCGTTCCAGTTCGGCGTCTTCGAAGGCAAACGCCGGGTGGCGTCGTTCGGGTTCCGCTATGATTACACGCTGCAGCGATTGCAGCCGGCCGAGCCGATTCCCGACTGGCTCCGTCCGCTGATCGAGAAGGTCGAAGCGTATGGCGGGCCGCCGACGCAGATCGCGCAGGTGCTCTGCACCGAATACGAAGTCGGCGTCGGGATCGGCTGGCACCGGGACAAACGGCACTTTGACCGGATTTTCGGCCTTTCGATGGGATCGGCGTGCAAATTCCGCTTCCGGCGCGCGGTCGGCGAAAAATGGCAGCGCTACACGCTCGAGGCCGCGCCGCGCTCGCTCTATATGATGTCCGGCGAATCCCGCGAGGCCTGGGAACACAGCATTCCTCCGGTCGAGGCGAAGCGTTATTCGATCACGTTCCGCACGATGGCTGACCGAAAGAGCTGA
- the hutX gene encoding heme utilization cystosolic carrier protein HutX yields MLSTELAELKAYMADNPGAVIEDVARERKVSPRAVLEAMPESMVRLGPGGDFAAAMNDVAQWGEVTLIVHTDDAIFEFTGAIPAGEIGRGYFNLMQPKGLHGHLRHERCAAIAFVERPFMGKSSAFIAFINVDGGIMFKVFVGRDETRALRSDQLQRFHALAERIAPARAV; encoded by the coding sequence ATGTTGAGCACGGAGCTTGCCGAACTCAAGGCGTATATGGCTGACAATCCAGGAGCAGTGATCGAGGACGTGGCGCGGGAGCGGAAAGTGAGCCCGCGCGCCGTCCTGGAGGCTATGCCTGAATCGATGGTGCGCCTCGGCCCCGGTGGCGATTTCGCCGCCGCGATGAATGATGTGGCGCAATGGGGCGAGGTGACGCTGATCGTCCACACCGACGATGCGATCTTCGAATTCACCGGCGCCATCCCTGCAGGCGAGATCGGCCGCGGCTACTTCAACCTGATGCAGCCGAAGGGGCTGCACGGCCATCTCCGGCACGAGCGCTGCGCGGCGATCGCCTTCGTCGAGCGGCCCTTCATGGGCAAGTCGTCGGCCTTCATCGCATTCATCAATGTGGACGGCGGCATCATGTTCAAGGTGTTTGTCGGCCGTGACGAAACGCGCGCGCTGCGCAGCGACCAGTTGCAGCGCTTTCATGCGCTTGCGGAAAGGATCGCGCCCGCCCGCGCGGTGTGA
- a CDS encoding antibiotic biosynthesis monooxygenase family protein yields the protein MFIAMNRFQVKIGSEAAFETVWRTRESYLSNMAGFVEFHLLKGPVAEDHTLYSSHTVWIDKAAFEAWTKSEEFRRAHARADNKTGESLYLGHPKFEGFEVILSERKSSAAA from the coding sequence ATGTTTATCGCGATGAATCGGTTCCAGGTGAAGATTGGCTCTGAGGCGGCCTTCGAGACGGTGTGGCGCACGCGCGAGTCCTATCTCAGCAACATGGCCGGTTTCGTCGAGTTTCACCTGCTGAAGGGGCCCGTCGCCGAGGATCACACGCTCTACTCGTCGCACACGGTCTGGATCGACAAGGCGGCATTCGAAGCCTGGACCAAATCGGAAGAATTTCGCCGCGCCCACGCCCGCGCCGACAACAAGACCGGCGAAAGCCTCTACCTCGGCCACCCCAAGTTCGAAGGTTTCGAAGTGATCCTGAGCGAACGCAAATCCAGCGCCGCTGCGTGA
- a CDS encoding TonB-dependent hemoglobin/transferrin/lactoferrin family receptor — MADGARISRALLLGASVFSIALLVGEAGNAQTADTQAASGASERQKQSRRKPAKPPQEQQATAPAMNARAQIGAAPVQSLDTITAVATRTDERAIDALAPVSVVTLEEIQGRQASTLGGLLYNIPGVWVQDRGDEPSTSINIRGLQDFGRVAVVVDGARQNYQRTGHFANGSFFLNPELVSSIDIVRGPTANIYGSGAIGGVASFRTKDIDDVVRPGERWGVDAKTILGTNQGRALGSLFGGVHVTPNVDFFAGGTYSAQESYKDGTGFEVANTGNRLTAGLAKVTVRPADGHEVKLGTIFQEDLYSVGQPPRRAGDPNSTNPNGTNNLNGTSIYRTDVKNYTTTLGWKYSQPDDKVFDWDAKVYWNRTENDQIKTRHTSTTPSVFCGGVPGNAVSGCIGDNRGYLLDTVGFDAHNTSRFEYADWHHAVTFGADAFQDNVKTADRRGTSDVTTPGGRRTVSGGFVQWKATYSNLLETISALRYDNYSLESGATSAGGDRLSPKITVALMPVAVVTPYASYAEGYRAPSITETLVNGPHAGATINDSFFRCPSGTPGPGADSTFCFVPNPNLRPEVGKNKEIGFNIRKNDLFIVGDSFRGKINFFRNDITDFIDQVAFGTPLTVPTGPPPAPRITVLPFLQYQNVASARIQGFEAETMYDAGLWYAGVSGSFQDGKNLQTGFGLYSVPPQKITTTAGVRLLDRTLILSMLWTSAIANRNIPPTYTAATSYDLVNLYVQYQPTRDVTFNFSVENLLNQYYRPYAIPVGSAGDTQNDVKWASAGAGIVFKGGLRYHFGGT, encoded by the coding sequence ATGGCTGACGGGGCTAGGATTTCGCGCGCCCTCTTGTTGGGCGCGTCGGTGTTTTCAATTGCATTGCTGGTCGGGGAAGCCGGCAACGCGCAGACGGCGGATACGCAGGCCGCAAGCGGCGCGTCCGAGCGGCAGAAGCAGTCGCGGCGCAAGCCGGCGAAGCCGCCGCAGGAGCAGCAGGCAACGGCGCCTGCGATGAATGCGCGGGCGCAGATTGGAGCCGCGCCGGTGCAGTCACTCGATACGATTACGGCTGTCGCCACTAGGACCGACGAGCGCGCGATCGACGCGCTGGCTCCAGTGAGCGTCGTAACGCTGGAAGAGATCCAGGGCCGCCAAGCCAGCACGCTCGGCGGACTTCTCTACAATATTCCCGGCGTCTGGGTGCAGGACCGTGGCGACGAGCCGTCCACTTCGATTAACATACGCGGCCTGCAGGATTTCGGTCGTGTCGCCGTGGTGGTCGATGGTGCGCGGCAGAACTATCAGCGCACCGGCCATTTCGCGAACGGCTCCTTCTTCCTCAACCCGGAATTGGTCAGCAGCATCGACATCGTGCGGGGGCCGACGGCCAACATCTACGGTTCGGGCGCGATCGGCGGCGTGGCGTCGTTCCGCACCAAGGACATCGATGATGTCGTTCGCCCGGGCGAGCGTTGGGGTGTCGACGCAAAGACCATACTCGGCACCAATCAGGGCCGCGCCCTTGGTTCGCTGTTCGGCGGTGTCCACGTTACCCCGAATGTGGATTTCTTTGCCGGCGGTACCTATAGCGCGCAGGAAAGCTACAAGGACGGTACCGGATTCGAAGTCGCCAATACCGGAAATCGGCTCACCGCTGGCCTTGCCAAGGTGACGGTGCGCCCGGCTGACGGACACGAAGTCAAGCTCGGCACGATATTCCAGGAAGATCTTTACAGTGTGGGTCAGCCGCCGCGCCGCGCCGGTGATCCCAACTCCACCAATCCGAACGGGACCAACAACCTAAACGGCACGTCGATCTACAGGACCGACGTGAAGAACTACACGACGACGCTCGGCTGGAAATATTCGCAACCGGACGACAAGGTTTTCGATTGGGATGCAAAGGTCTACTGGAATCGCACCGAGAACGATCAGATCAAGACGCGTCACACCAGCACGACTCCCTCGGTCTTTTGCGGCGGCGTGCCGGGCAATGCGGTCTCCGGCTGTATCGGTGACAACCGTGGCTACCTGCTCGATACGGTCGGTTTCGACGCGCACAACACCTCGCGCTTCGAATATGCGGATTGGCACCATGCGGTCACCTTCGGCGCCGATGCGTTCCAGGACAACGTGAAGACGGCCGACCGGCGCGGTACCTCGGATGTTACGACTCCAGGTGGAAGGCGTACGGTGTCCGGCGGATTTGTCCAATGGAAGGCTACATACAGCAACCTGCTGGAGACGATCAGCGCACTGCGCTACGACAACTACAGCTTGGAATCAGGGGCGACATCCGCAGGGGGTGACCGGCTGTCGCCGAAGATCACGGTCGCCTTGATGCCAGTGGCGGTGGTGACGCCCTACGCCAGTTACGCAGAAGGCTACCGTGCTCCGTCGATCACGGAGACGCTGGTCAACGGCCCGCATGCCGGCGCTACGATCAACGATTCGTTCTTCCGTTGCCCATCGGGGACGCCGGGTCCGGGCGCTGACTCGACCTTCTGCTTTGTGCCCAATCCGAACCTGCGTCCCGAGGTCGGCAAGAACAAGGAAATTGGATTCAACATCAGGAAGAACGATTTGTTCATTGTCGGCGACAGCTTCCGCGGCAAAATCAACTTCTTCCGCAACGACATCACCGACTTCATCGACCAGGTTGCCTTCGGAACGCCGCTGACGGTGCCGACCGGCCCACCACCCGCGCCGAGGATTACCGTCCTGCCCTTCCTGCAGTATCAGAACGTTGCCTCCGCACGAATTCAGGGCTTCGAGGCCGAGACGATGTATGACGCCGGCCTCTGGTACGCAGGGGTTTCCGGCTCATTCCAGGACGGCAAGAACCTGCAGACGGGATTTGGACTGTACAGCGTCCCGCCGCAGAAGATCACGACGACGGCCGGTGTGCGGCTGCTCGACAGGACGCTCATTCTTTCGATGCTGTGGACGTCGGCCATCGCAAACAGGAACATTCCTCCGACCTACACGGCGGCCACGTCGTACGACCTCGTCAACCTGTATGTGCAGTATCAGCCGACGCGGGATGTCACGTTCAATTTCTCGGTCGAGAACCTTCTCAACCAGTACTATCGGCCGTACGCTATTCCGGTCGGGAGCGCGGGCGACACGCAGAACGACGTCAAATGGGCCAGCGCTGGCGCCGGCATCGTCTTCAAGGGCGGCCTCAGATATCACTTCGGAGGAACCTGA
- a CDS encoding esterase-like activity of phytase family protein, producing MRVSLLCSVASVFLAGAAFAQGEGEFPATLKGHAVLPAQSFIEAPADAPDDLKTSGKYTTGRRVDAVGTVMGKSYERPTGVSLPFKGQPLQGHSGIKVMADGSFWVLTDNGMGSRYNSADSMLYLNRHKIDWASGKIERQETIFLHDPDKKVPFRIVHEDSAKRYLTGADFDTEGFQIIGDTIWIGDEFGPYVLKADKTGKVLAVFETTADGKPVRSPDHWSVQSPAAPGASYTTVNLRRSKGYEGFAASKDGKFVYGLLEGPLWDAEKKDLEKLDGKEAARILEFDVAAEKFTGRYWHYVFDKNGHAIGDFNMIDASNGLIIERDNGEGTADKVCPAGQRGENCFADLAKFKRVYKVELSDANVGKPVRKIAYIDLMKIRDPDKKARKPLNDGVLTFPFFTIENVDRVDDTHIIVGNDNNLPFSSSRDPNKADDNEFVLLEVEEFLKAK from the coding sequence ATGCGCGTGTCATTGCTCTGCTCCGTCGCCTCCGTGTTTCTGGCCGGCGCTGCCTTCGCCCAAGGTGAAGGCGAATTTCCCGCCACGCTGAAGGGCCACGCCGTGCTGCCGGCACAGAGCTTTATCGAGGCGCCCGCTGATGCGCCTGACGATCTCAAGACATCAGGCAAATACACCACCGGCCGCCGCGTCGACGCTGTGGGCACTGTGATGGGCAAATCCTACGAACGCCCGACCGGCGTATCGCTGCCGTTCAAGGGACAGCCGCTGCAGGGCCATTCCGGCATCAAGGTGATGGCTGACGGTTCGTTCTGGGTGCTCACCGACAACGGCATGGGCTCGCGCTACAACTCGGCCGACTCGATGCTCTATCTCAACCGGCACAAGATCGACTGGGCGAGCGGCAAGATCGAGCGGCAGGAAACCATCTTCCTGCACGATCCGGACAAGAAGGTGCCGTTCCGCATCGTGCATGAGGACAGCGCCAAGCGCTATCTCACCGGTGCCGATTTCGACACCGAAGGTTTTCAGATCATCGGCGATACCATCTGGATCGGCGACGAGTTCGGACCCTATGTGCTGAAGGCCGACAAAACCGGCAAGGTCCTGGCGGTGTTCGAAACCACCGCCGACGGCAAGCCGGTGCGCTCGCCCGATCACTGGTCGGTGCAGTCGCCGGCAGCTCCAGGCGCAAGCTACACCACGGTCAATTTGCGCCGCTCCAAAGGCTATGAAGGTTTTGCCGCTTCGAAGGACGGCAAGTTCGTCTACGGGCTGCTGGAAGGCCCGCTGTGGGATGCCGAGAAGAAGGACCTTGAAAAGCTCGACGGCAAGGAAGCCGCGCGGATCCTCGAATTCGACGTCGCGGCCGAAAAATTCACCGGCCGCTATTGGCACTATGTGTTCGATAAGAACGGCCACGCCATCGGCGACTTCAACATGATCGACGCTTCAAACGGCCTGATCATCGAGCGCGACAATGGCGAAGGCACCGCCGACAAGGTCTGCCCGGCCGGTCAGCGGGGCGAAAATTGTTTTGCGGACCTCGCCAAATTTAAGCGCGTCTACAAGGTCGAGCTCTCCGACGCCAATGTCGGCAAGCCAGTGCGCAAGATCGCCTATATCGACCTGATGAAGATCCGTGATCCCGACAAGAAGGCGCGCAAGCCGCTCAATGACGGCGTGCTGACCTTCCCGTTCTTCACCATCGAGAACGTCGATCGCGTCGACGACACCCACATCATCGTCGGCAACGACAACAATTTGCCGTTCTCGTCGAGCCGCGACCCCAACAAGGCTGACGACAACGAGTTCGTGTTGCTGGAGGTGGAGGAGTTCTTGAAGGCGAAGTAG
- a CDS encoding DUF763 domain-containing protein, producing the protein MTRRTGSADLPLHGGRVPAWLGVRMSSLGAIITQAIVHHYGRDEFLRRLSHPFWFQSFGAVMGMDWHSSGITTSVIGALKRGLKPLESELGIHVCGGRGQHSRKTPDELRLLGERTGFDAPQLVRASRLVAKVDSAAVQDGFDLYLHGFFVTDDGKWTVVQQGMNGDKRQARRYHWHSEQLESFVDEPHSAIDGPQQGEIVNLTDHRAGRSRAAQLELLRELGPDGIANELAIIERKEPAQALLPHLVMPAHHDVRSSDVFSRRLHGTLAAAAERGPVDFPELLLTPGVGLRTVSSLAMIAEVVHGAPYRFSDPARFSLAHGGKDRHPYAVPIKVYDETIRVLKSAVQNAKLGRDEEMQALKRLDDQSRQLERSAMGPSFDAFISGERAASPQLGGRSVFGWEAELKAAK; encoded by the coding sequence ATGACAAGACGTACCGGCAGCGCCGATTTACCCTTGCATGGCGGGCGCGTACCCGCCTGGCTCGGGGTGCGCATGTCCTCGCTCGGCGCCATCATTACCCAGGCGATCGTGCATCATTACGGGCGTGACGAATTCTTAAGGCGTCTATCGCATCCGTTCTGGTTTCAGTCGTTCGGCGCTGTGATGGGCATGGACTGGCATTCGTCCGGCATCACCACCAGCGTGATCGGCGCGCTGAAGCGCGGGCTCAAGCCACTGGAGAGTGAGCTTGGGATTCATGTCTGCGGCGGCCGTGGCCAACATTCGCGCAAGACGCCGGACGAGCTTCGCTTGCTCGGCGAACGCACCGGCTTCGACGCTCCCCAATTGGTTCGCGCCAGCCGTCTTGTCGCCAAGGTCGACAGCGCCGCCGTGCAAGACGGCTTCGACCTCTATCTTCACGGCTTTTTCGTTACCGATGACGGCAAATGGACGGTCGTGCAGCAGGGCATGAACGGCGACAAGCGGCAGGCGCGGCGTTATCACTGGCATTCCGAGCAGCTCGAAAGCTTTGTCGACGAACCGCATAGCGCAATCGACGGCCCGCAGCAGGGAGAGATCGTCAACCTCACCGACCACCGTGCCGGGCGGTCGCGCGCGGCGCAGCTTGAATTGCTGCGCGAGCTGGGGCCGGATGGCATCGCCAATGAACTGGCGATTATCGAACGCAAGGAGCCGGCCCAAGCCTTGCTGCCGCATCTGGTGATGCCGGCGCATCATGATGTCAGGTCGAGCGATGTGTTCAGCCGTCGCCTGCACGGCACGCTCGCTGCCGCCGCCGAGCGCGGGCCGGTCGATTTTCCGGAATTGCTGCTGACGCCCGGCGTTGGCCTGCGCACGGTGAGCTCACTGGCGATGATTGCCGAAGTGGTCCACGGCGCGCCGTATCGGTTCAGCGACCCGGCGCGTTTCTCGCTGGCGCATGGCGGCAAGGACCGCCATCCCTATGCAGTCCCGATCAAGGTCTATGACGAGACCATCCGCGTGCTGAAGTCGGCGGTGCAGAACGCAAAACTCGGACGCGACGAGGAGATGCAGGCCTTGAAGCGCCTCGACGACCAGTCGCGCCAGCTCGAACGTTCTGCGATGGGGCCGTCGTTCGACGCGTTCATCTCCGGTGAACGCGCGGCGTCGCCGCAGCTCGGCGGCCGCTCGGTATTTGGATGGGAAGCGGAGTTGAAGGCGGCCAAATGA
- a CDS encoding hemin uptake protein HemP, producing MSAATGDKLGAARTQAGSPASAARSLAISGNRIDSRELFATEREIIIAHGEEHYRLRLTSQNKLILTK from the coding sequence ATGTCCGCAGCAACAGGAGACAAACTCGGAGCCGCCCGGACGCAAGCCGGCAGTCCCGCTTCCGCAGCCAGATCGCTTGCCATCAGCGGCAACCGGATCGACAGCCGCGAACTGTTCGCCACCGAGCGCGAAATCATCATCGCGCATGGCGAGGAGCATTATCGCCTGCGGCTGACGTCGCAGAACAAGCTGATCCTGACCAAGTGA
- a CDS encoding hemin ABC transporter substrate-binding protein — protein MTVCRTLAVSAAAGCFLLSGVALAAGITVHDARNRDVTIGDPARIVSIGGAITEILYALGFEDRLVGVDSTSLYPAAAREKPDVGYMRQLSAEGVLGLNPSLVLAAQGSGPKETMDVLEAAKVPLVLVPETFSEAGLLDKIKLVGHAMGADKRAECLTAAVSDDLAQLRELRAKVTKPVRVMFVMSLLNGRAMAAGKNTAANEIIALAGGVNAIDGYEGYKIINDEAIVAAKPDVVLSIQRGKDSVVAETVYLHPAFALTPVAANKTFISMEGLYLLGFGPRTAAAARDLSIKLYPTLAPQAETFKPAALTADCRK, from the coding sequence ATGACAGTTTGTCGTACGCTCGCAGTGTCGGCCGCCGCGGGCTGCTTCCTGCTTAGCGGCGTCGCGCTCGCTGCGGGAATTACGGTGCATGACGCCCGCAATCGCGATGTCACGATCGGTGATCCCGCGCGGATCGTCTCGATCGGCGGCGCGATCACGGAAATTCTCTATGCGCTCGGTTTCGAGGACCGCCTCGTTGGCGTCGACTCGACCAGCCTCTATCCGGCCGCGGCACGCGAGAAACCGGATGTCGGCTACATGCGCCAGCTTTCGGCCGAGGGCGTGCTCGGGCTCAACCCCTCCCTGGTGCTGGCGGCGCAAGGGTCCGGGCCGAAGGAAACCATGGACGTGCTGGAAGCCGCCAAGGTGCCGCTGGTGCTGGTGCCCGAAACCTTTTCGGAAGCAGGCCTGCTCGACAAGATCAAGTTGGTCGGCCACGCCATGGGCGCGGACAAGCGCGCCGAATGCCTGACCGCGGCGGTGTCGGACGATTTGGCGCAACTGCGCGAGCTGCGCGCCAAGGTGACGAAGCCGGTGCGCGTGATGTTCGTGATGTCGCTGTTGAACGGCCGGGCGATGGCCGCCGGAAAGAACACCGCGGCAAACGAGATCATCGCGCTTGCCGGCGGCGTCAACGCGATCGACGGCTACGAGGGCTACAAGATCATCAACGACGAGGCGATCGTCGCGGCGAAGCCCGACGTGGTGCTCTCGATCCAACGCGGCAAGGATTCCGTGGTCGCGGAGACGGTGTATCTTCATCCGGCCTTCGCGCTGACCCCTGTTGCGGCGAACAAGACCTTCATCTCCATGGAAGGCCTCTATCTGCTCGGCTTCGGGCCGCGCACCGCGGCCGCCGCCCGCGATCTCTCGATCAAGCTCTATCCGACGCTGGCGCCGCAGGCCGAGACATTCAAGCCTGCGGCACTCACCGCCGATTGCCGGAAATGA
- a CDS encoding heme ABC transporter ATP-binding protein yields the protein MTAILEAQLVSMVVGGATLVDGIDLCVAPGEMVAIVGPNGAGKSTLLRMLSGDLRPTRGQIRLKQRDIHLYAPRQLAYHRAMLSQHVNVNFPFTVEEIVHMGAGDAGRSAAQRLVDAALGEVDLAHFSQRQLPTLSGGEQQRAHFARVLVQLACGEALHGPGLLLLDEPTSSLDMRHQIDLVETAKRRAQNGTAVIAVLHDLNLAMRFADRIVLLHRGRLAVDGGRSDVITTETIRRIFEVDVKIDYTDQGVPFLLPQTMRPAATQ from the coding sequence ATGACCGCCATTCTCGAAGCGCAGTTGGTTTCGATGGTCGTTGGCGGCGCCACGCTGGTCGATGGCATTGATCTTTGCGTCGCCCCCGGCGAGATGGTCGCGATCGTCGGCCCCAACGGCGCCGGCAAATCGACGCTGCTGCGGATGCTGTCCGGCGATCTCCGCCCGACGCGCGGTCAGATCAGGCTGAAGCAGCGCGACATCCACCTCTATGCGCCGCGTCAGCTCGCTTATCACCGCGCGATGCTGTCGCAGCATGTCAACGTCAACTTCCCGTTCACGGTCGAGGAGATCGTCCATATGGGCGCGGGTGATGCCGGCCGCTCCGCCGCGCAGCGGCTGGTCGATGCGGCGCTCGGCGAGGTCGATCTGGCGCATTTCAGCCAGCGGCAATTGCCGACGCTCTCGGGCGGCGAACAGCAGCGCGCGCATTTCGCCCGCGTGCTGGTGCAGCTCGCCTGCGGCGAGGCGCTGCATGGACCGGGGCTTCTGTTGCTGGACGAGCCGACCTCGAGTCTCGACATGCGCCACCAGATCGACCTTGTAGAAACCGCAAAGCGGCGCGCGCAGAACGGCACGGCTGTTATCGCGGTGCTGCACGACCTCAATCTCGCCATGCGGTTCGCCGACCGGATCGTGCTCTTGCATCGCGGCCGGCTCGCCGTCGATGGCGGCCGCAGCGATGTGATCACGACGGAAACCATCCGTCGGATTTTTGAGGTGGATGTGAAGATCGACTATACCGATCAGGGTGTGCCGTTCCTGCTGCCGCAGACCATGCGGCCGGCTGCAACGCAGTAA
- a CDS encoding FecCD family ABC transporter permease codes for MTVLTEASARRRSGYALRPPASLTLVCLFAALAGAALIALTVGAAGIPLARLPAALGLWGEASAGPTLARDQLVLWSIRIPRIGAAAMIGALLAASGAIMQGLFRNPLADPALVGVSSGGALAAAAAIVFTDSQIGQNFRFMQHQLLPIAAFAGSLATTVILYSIASRSGRTSIAIFLLAGIAIAAIANAGIGLLVFIADDRQLRDITFWLLGSLSGATWPKLATLAPVLGCAAIACVSIARRLDVLVLGEAEAFHSGVDVERLKRISIVLVSAMTGVAVSVCGVVGFIGIVVPHLLRLVIGPAHRLLLPASMLLGAVLLVGADTLARTIVAPAEMPIGILTAAIGAPFFLAMLLRQRGLVSL; via the coding sequence ATGACCGTCCTGACCGAGGCTAGCGCCAGGCGCCGCAGCGGATACGCGTTGCGTCCTCCCGCCTCGCTGACCCTTGTCTGCCTGTTCGCCGCGCTGGCGGGTGCGGCGCTGATCGCGCTGACGGTTGGCGCCGCCGGAATTCCGCTGGCGCGGCTGCCGGCCGCACTCGGCCTGTGGGGCGAGGCTTCGGCCGGTCCGACGCTCGCGCGCGACCAGCTTGTGCTGTGGTCGATCCGGATTCCACGGATCGGCGCGGCCGCGATGATCGGCGCGCTGCTCGCGGCATCGGGAGCCATCATGCAGGGGCTGTTTCGCAATCCCCTCGCCGACCCCGCGCTGGTCGGCGTTTCCTCCGGCGGCGCGCTGGCGGCCGCGGCTGCGATCGTCTTCACCGACAGCCAGATCGGCCAGAACTTCCGTTTCATGCAGCATCAGTTGCTGCCGATCGCGGCCTTCGCCGGGTCGCTCGCGACCACCGTCATCCTTTATTCGATCGCGAGCCGCTCGGGGCGGACGTCGATCGCGATTTTCCTGCTGGCCGGCATTGCCATCGCCGCCATCGCCAACGCCGGCATCGGGCTCCTCGTATTCATCGCCGACGATCGCCAGTTGCGCGACATCACGTTCTGGCTATTAGGTTCGCTGAGCGGCGCGACCTGGCCCAAGCTCGCCACGCTGGCGCCGGTGCTGGGATGTGCCGCGATCGCCTGCGTCTCGATTGCGCGTAGGCTCGACGTACTGGTGCTCGGCGAGGCCGAGGCGTTCCATAGCGGCGTCGACGTCGAGCGGCTGAAGCGGATTTCAATCGTGCTGGTGTCGGCGATGACGGGCGTGGCGGTTTCGGTCTGCGGCGTCGTCGGCTTTATCGGCATCGTGGTGCCGCATCTGTTGCGGCTGGTGATCGGGCCGGCGCACCGCTTGCTGTTGCCCGCTTCCATGCTGCTGGGCGCGGTGCTGCTGGTGGGCGCCGATACGCTGGCCCGCACCATCGTCGCGCCCGCGGAAATGCCGATCGGCATCCTGACGGCAGCAATCGGCGCGCCATTCTTTCTGGCCATGCTGCTCCGCCAGCGCGGGCTGGTTTCGCTATGA